One stretch of Flavobacterium sp. 9 DNA includes these proteins:
- a CDS encoding cytochrome c3 family protein, producing the protein MKKTRILFAILVLAVFLSNCTNKSDEYIDPRGTDYAGSESCIDCHKTQYDMALQSSHFKATAPAILGNVLGDFDAKNHVFIYDKNTKLVMEQRNDSLYQVLYKNGKEVEAHRFEIVFGAKHAQTSVYWRENNTYELPVSYYNSINNWATSPGFPADKPYFDRMVMKDCYSCHASNISSRNVGQKSTEKNFTSMDVEDIIDRKTIVYGIDCERCHGPAKAHAEFHIKNPNVKVANSITSYKTLNRQQKLDACALCHAGNDGMKIKSRFDFKPGSVLSDFYRETRSITDTAKFDVHGNQFRLMSQSKCFIKSEKMDCITCHNPHENASKNLASYSKICMSCHQDFKHNETTLKTMSGSLLASNCVECHMPKQSSGAIKFQLSNTKQMSNYILRTHKIGIYPTNKK; encoded by the coding sequence ATGAAAAAAACACGCATTCTTTTTGCTATACTTGTTTTAGCAGTTTTTCTGTCAAATTGCACAAACAAATCTGATGAATATATTGATCCTCGCGGTACTGATTACGCAGGTTCTGAAAGTTGCATTGATTGTCATAAAACTCAATATGACATGGCTTTGCAAAGTTCTCATTTTAAAGCAACTGCTCCTGCAATTTTAGGAAATGTTCTCGGTGATTTTGATGCAAAGAATCACGTTTTTATCTATGATAAGAATACCAAATTGGTAATGGAACAACGCAATGACAGTCTTTATCAGGTTTTGTATAAAAACGGAAAAGAAGTTGAGGCGCATCGTTTTGAGATCGTTTTTGGCGCTAAACATGCACAGACTTCTGTTTACTGGCGTGAGAATAATACTTATGAATTACCTGTTTCTTATTATAATTCTATAAATAATTGGGCAACAAGTCCAGGATTTCCTGCTGATAAACCTTATTTTGATCGAATGGTGATGAAGGATTGTTATTCTTGTCACGCTTCAAATATTAGCAGCCGAAATGTTGGACAGAAATCGACAGAAAAAAACTTCACGTCGATGGATGTTGAAGATATTATTGATCGAAAAACCATCGTTTATGGAATTGATTGCGAGCGTTGCCACGGACCAGCGAAAGCGCATGCTGAATTTCATATTAAAAATCCAAACGTAAAAGTTGCAAATAGTATAACAAGCTATAAAACATTAAATAGGCAACAAAAACTCGATGCGTGTGCACTTTGTCACGCCGGAAATGACGGAATGAAAATAAAATCCCGTTTTGATTTTAAACCCGGAAGTGTTTTATCTGACTTTTACAGAGAGACTCGAAGTATTACCGATACTGCAAAATTTGATGTACACGGAAATCAATTTCGCTTGATGTCGCAAAGCAAATGTTTTATAAAAAGTGAAAAAATGGATTGCATTACATGTCACAATCCGCATGAAAATGCTTCTAAGAATCTGGCTTCTTATTCTAAAATATGTATGAGTTGTCATCAGGATTTCAAGCATAATGAAACGACTTTAAAAACGATGTCAGGAAGTTTATTAGCTAGTAATTGTGTTGAATGTCATATGCCTAAACAATCATCCGGTGCAATTAAATTCCAGCTTTCGAATACTAAACAAATGTCGAATTATATCTTGAGAACGCACAAAATTGGGATTTATCCAACGAATAAAAAGTAA